From Humisphaera borealis, the proteins below share one genomic window:
- a CDS encoding helix-turn-helix transcriptional regulator: protein MGSSVRIGDLRAAARMIARIEEPAKLGIGQKRQLLAQICRVIGEQIRAASGITGLVPTSDHAAVPAPAVALAAEESATTTVNVRLSPRMQQTLDRLLKGDSEKQVAAHLGVSPHTVHVYVKAIYRKLGVASRGELLARFVRA from the coding sequence ATGGGCTCGTCGGTTCGCATCGGCGATCTGCGGGCTGCGGCGCGGATGATCGCGCGAATCGAGGAGCCCGCGAAGCTGGGAATCGGGCAGAAGCGGCAGCTTCTGGCGCAAATCTGTCGTGTGATCGGCGAACAGATTCGGGCCGCCTCCGGGATCACCGGGCTAGTACCGACATCCGATCATGCCGCGGTCCCGGCTCCTGCTGTCGCCTTGGCTGCCGAGGAATCTGCGACGACCACCGTCAACGTCCGCCTTTCGCCGCGCATGCAACAGACGCTCGACCGCCTGCTGAAGGGGGATTCCGAAAAGCAGGTGGCGGCGCACCTCGGCGTCAGCCCTCATACCGTGCACGTCTACGTCAAGGCGATCTACCGGAAGCTCGGCGTTGCCAGCAGGGGAGAACTGCTGGCCCGCTTCGTTCGGGCCTGA